A window of Costertonia aggregata contains these coding sequences:
- a CDS encoding YheT family hydrolase: protein MPVVKSVYNPSLFLKNGHFSTIYSGLFRKVNGVAQQRERLELPDGDFLDMDWSYTDNHSKRLVILLHGLEGDAQRPYITGSAKIFNQNGFDACAVNFRGCSGEPNRLYRSYHSGATEDLDAVVQYILNERDYSEIYVKGFSLGGNLALKYLGENDNIPQQIKGAVAVSVPCDLHSSLRALLRPKNYLYAQRFKKHLLAKLRIKQRLFPKRITKNDIKRIETLKDFDDVYTSKAHGFANAMDYYTKSSCLQFLPRIQTPTLIINAENDSFLGEECYPVEEAEQNSFIYLEMPKYGGHVGFFDKQSTTYTEKRAINFIQDVL, encoded by the coding sequence ATGCCTGTAGTAAAATCTGTTTACAATCCATCATTGTTCCTAAAAAATGGTCATTTTTCCACCATATATTCAGGGCTCTTTCGTAAAGTAAACGGTGTTGCACAACAAAGAGAGCGTTTGGAACTACCGGACGGGGATTTCTTAGATATGGACTGGAGTTATACGGATAATCATTCAAAAAGGCTGGTTATCTTGCTACATGGTCTGGAAGGTGATGCACAGCGACCTTACATTACGGGTAGTGCAAAAATTTTCAATCAAAACGGTTTTGACGCATGTGCCGTGAATTTTAGAGGATGCAGCGGGGAACCTAATCGATTGTACCGTTCCTACCACTCTGGGGCTACCGAAGATTTGGATGCTGTGGTGCAGTACATTTTGAACGAGAGGGACTATTCGGAAATCTATGTAAAAGGATTTAGTCTTGGTGGAAATCTAGCATTGAAGTATTTGGGCGAAAACGATAATATACCCCAGCAAATCAAAGGTGCAGTTGCAGTATCGGTACCTTGTGACCTGCACAGTTCGCTAAGGGCGCTTTTGAGGCCCAAAAATTATTTATATGCCCAACGATTCAAAAAACACTTATTGGCGAAGTTGCGGATAAAACAGCGGTTGTTTCCCAAAAGAATTACCAAAAACGATATAAAACGCATAGAGACCTTAAAGGATTTTGATGATGTTTACACCAGTAAAGCGCATGGGTTTGCCAACGCTATGGATTACTATACCAAGTCTAGCTGCCTACAATTCTTACCAAGAATACAGACCCCTACTCTGATTATAAATGCCGAAAATGATTCATTTTTGGGAGAGGAATGTTATCCTGTGGAAGAGGCGGAACAAAATTCGTTCATATATTTAGAAATGCCCAAATATGGCGGTCATGTAGGTTTTTTTGACAAACAAAGTACTACCTACACCGAAAAAAGGGCAATAAACTTTATACAAGATGTGCTTTAA
- a CDS encoding DUF421 domain-containing protein produces MILITRIAGKRTFAKMTSIDFAITIAMGSILADAVNKPISSLMPAFVSLIVLAGLQVLFSKILISSSVFKELTTNTPVLLVKNGVILNENLKKTLVSKADLMGKLREANVFQLSEVQAVVFETTGDISVLHSKDGKSIDSIILDDVSG; encoded by the coding sequence ATGATACTAATCACAAGGATTGCCGGCAAGAGAACTTTCGCAAAAATGACAAGTATTGATTTTGCGATTACCATTGCTATGGGGTCTATTCTTGCAGATGCCGTAAACAAACCTATTTCTAGCTTGATGCCCGCCTTTGTTTCGTTAATTGTATTGGCTGGCCTACAGGTATTGTTTTCAAAAATCTTGATTTCGTCAAGCGTATTCAAAGAGCTTACAACCAACACACCTGTGCTACTTGTGAAAAATGGAGTTATCTTAAACGAAAATCTAAAAAAGACATTGGTGAGCAAAGCCGATTTAATGGGTAAATTAAGGGAGGCGAACGTATTTCAATTATCGGAAGTGCAAGCGGTAGTTTTTGAAACTACCGGGGATATCTCGGTTTTGCATTCCAAAGATGGAAAGTCAATTGATAGTATAATACTGGACGATGTAAGCGGGTAA
- a CDS encoding CvpA family protein has protein sequence MGFLDIILGLLLLWGLWKGLKNGLFVELASLIALIAGIYGAIHFSYIAGDYLSKNMEWNERYINITAFIITFIAIVLIVHLAGKFLTKIADFAMLGLLNKIAGALFGALKVAIILGALLIFFERANSSLRLIKNDFVEESVLYEPVKEIGAFVFDAVLKNNMKSSEPIENIN, from the coding sequence ATGGGTTTCTTGGACATTATTTTGGGGTTGTTGTTACTTTGGGGACTTTGGAAGGGTCTTAAAAACGGACTTTTTGTGGAGCTGGCCTCACTCATTGCTTTGATTGCGGGCATATATGGCGCAATTCATTTCTCTTACATTGCGGGAGATTACCTTTCCAAGAATATGGAATGGAACGAACGCTACATAAACATAACCGCTTTCATCATCACGTTCATAGCGATTGTCTTGATCGTTCATCTAGCGGGAAAGTTCTTGACCAAAATCGCAGATTTTGCCATGCTGGGACTTCTAAATAAGATAGCCGGTGCATTGTTCGGAGCTTTAAAGGTAGCCATTATCCTTGGCGCACTGCTTATTTTCTTTGAACGTGCCAATTCATCACTGCGTTTGATAAAAAATGATTTTGTGGAAGAGTCGGTTTTATATGAACCGGTCAAAGAAATAGGGGCATTTGTTTTTGATGCGGTTTTAAAGAACAATATGAAATCTTCCGAACCCATCGAAAATATCAATTAA
- a CDS encoding antibiotic biosynthesis monooxygenase family protein: MKMNKPYYAVIFTSTKTEEDHGYAEMAQRMEALASRQKGFLGVESAREEIGITVSYWESLDAIAQWKNHTDHLFAQQKGINDWYSWYKVRICLVEREYDFFK; the protein is encoded by the coding sequence ATGAAAATGAACAAGCCTTACTATGCCGTGATTTTCACTTCGACCAAAACTGAAGAGGATCACGGTTACGCAGAAATGGCTCAACGAATGGAAGCTTTGGCAAGCCGGCAAAAAGGATTTTTGGGAGTGGAGAGTGCCCGGGAAGAAATAGGCATAACGGTAAGTTATTGGGAGAGTCTGGACGCCATTGCCCAATGGAAAAACCATACGGACCATCTTTTTGCCCAACAAAAAGGTATCAACGACTGGTACTCGTGGTACAAGGTCAGGATTTGCCTGGTGGAGCGGGAGTATGATTTTTTTAAATGA
- the pbpC gene encoding penicillin-binding protein 1C, protein MRKIIRFYRKHPKKLILLTVFTIGYYFCLPKQLFKSPTATVIESSEGILLGAKIASDGQWRFPVLDSVPEKFKACVLQFEDAYFYKHPGFNPVSMAKAFSDNVSAGKTVRGGSTITQQVIRLSRNGKRRSYWEKCIELLLATRLELRHSKEDILKLYASHAPYGGNVVGLDVAAWRYFGLQPHQLSWAESATLAVLPNAPSLIYPGKNQKRLLDKRNGLLKKLLDEKCIDTTTYELALLEELPQKPYPLPKIAPHVVQYISKKNKGQKIRTTINHNLQDNINAIVQKHHVNLRQNQVHNAAVLVLDVDTRKVLSYVGNTKTTKEHQKDVDMVQANRSTGSTIKPLLYTAMLDAGELLPNMLVPDVPTQIAGYTPENFNEDYSGAVRAKSALARSLNIPAVRLLQQYGLEKFRDQLDVFQLGGLSKTADHYGLTLILGGAESNLWDLCKTYANLASTVNHFNETSSEYYENEFIEPILKANSVPDFGNTSIQKTVFDAASIYLTFEAMKEVNRPEGNESWEFYDSSKEIAWKTGTSFGNKDAWAIGVTKKHVVGIWVGNADGEGRPNVTGVSSAAPILFDVFDVLPKSKWFSRPLDEFIQIDVCSESGYLATDICPAKTIAIPNKRNYVTSCSYHQLVYLDTKEQYRVNSSCIDLSQAIVKSWFALPPLMEFYYKKSHPTYKSLPNFRKDCKSIRKSPMQFIYPKNGSRITLARNFEGQTNEVILKLAHAKPETIVFWYVDETFIAQTRNFHEIGVVPTLGQHKITAVDALGSEVTITITIE, encoded by the coding sequence ATGAGGAAGATTATAAGATTTTATAGGAAACACCCAAAAAAACTGATACTTCTAACAGTTTTTACTATTGGGTACTATTTCTGTTTGCCCAAACAACTTTTTAAATCCCCTACCGCTACGGTAATAGAAAGTAGTGAAGGTATTCTTTTAGGAGCAAAAATTGCCAGTGACGGGCAATGGCGATTTCCTGTATTGGACAGTGTTCCCGAGAAGTTCAAAGCCTGTGTGTTGCAGTTTGAGGATGCTTATTTTTACAAGCACCCGGGATTTAATCCTGTTTCAATGGCAAAGGCTTTCTCCGATAATGTTTCTGCGGGTAAAACTGTTCGTGGGGGCAGTACCATAACACAGCAGGTAATCAGATTGTCCAGAAACGGAAAACGCCGTTCTTATTGGGAAAAGTGTATCGAACTCCTTTTGGCCACTCGATTGGAGTTGCGCCATTCCAAAGAAGATATTTTAAAACTGTATGCAAGCCATGCGCCCTATGGCGGTAATGTAGTTGGGTTGGATGTTGCCGCATGGCGTTATTTTGGATTACAACCGCACCAATTGTCCTGGGCAGAATCGGCGACCTTGGCAGTACTGCCCAATGCTCCGAGCCTTATTTATCCAGGGAAAAACCAAAAAAGATTGCTTGATAAAAGAAACGGGCTTTTAAAAAAATTACTGGATGAAAAATGTATTGATACCACAACGTATGAACTGGCCCTGCTTGAAGAACTGCCTCAAAAACCATATCCTTTACCTAAGATCGCACCACATGTAGTACAGTATATTTCAAAGAAAAACAAAGGGCAAAAAATACGAACGACCATAAACCATAATTTACAGGATAATATAAACGCCATAGTTCAAAAGCACCATGTCAACCTAAGACAAAATCAAGTGCATAATGCCGCCGTATTGGTTTTGGATGTCGACACGCGAAAGGTACTGTCCTACGTGGGCAATACAAAAACGACCAAGGAACATCAAAAAGATGTAGATATGGTACAGGCGAACAGGAGTACGGGGAGTACCATAAAACCCTTGTTATATACCGCCATGCTTGATGCCGGGGAATTATTGCCCAACATGCTCGTGCCCGATGTGCCTACGCAAATTGCCGGTTACACACCAGAAAATTTCAATGAGGATTACAGTGGTGCGGTGAGGGCAAAAAGTGCTTTGGCCCGATCTTTGAACATTCCTGCGGTTCGTTTATTGCAGCAATACGGACTCGAAAAATTTCGTGATCAGTTAGATGTTTTTCAATTGGGCGGTTTGAGCAAGACGGCCGATCATTACGGTCTAACACTCATTCTAGGAGGGGCCGAAAGTAACCTTTGGGACTTATGTAAAACTTACGCTAATTTGGCATCGACTGTCAACCATTTTAATGAAACCTCGAGTGAATATTATGAAAATGAATTTATTGAACCTATATTAAAAGCGAACAGTGTGCCCGATTTTGGAAATACATCGATTCAGAAAACTGTTTTTGATGCTGCAAGTATTTATTTGACTTTCGAGGCAATGAAAGAGGTAAACAGGCCCGAAGGAAATGAATCTTGGGAATTTTACGATAGCAGTAAAGAAATAGCTTGGAAAACCGGCACTAGTTTTGGAAATAAGGATGCTTGGGCCATAGGCGTAACCAAAAAACATGTCGTAGGTATTTGGGTAGGCAATGCCGATGGGGAAGGCAGACCCAATGTGACCGGGGTTTCCAGTGCTGCCCCAATACTGTTCGATGTTTTTGACGTACTCCCCAAAAGCAAATGGTTTTCAAGACCCTTGGATGAGTTCATCCAAATTGATGTTTGTTCCGAAAGCGGTTATTTGGCAACCGATATCTGTCCTGCCAAAACGATTGCCATACCTAATAAACGCAATTATGTAACTTCATGTTCATATCATCAATTGGTCTATCTAGATACTAAAGAACAATATAGGGTCAATTCATCCTGTATAGATTTATCTCAGGCTATTGTAAAATCTTGGTTTGCATTGCCACCGCTTATGGAGTTTTATTATAAAAAATCGCATCCTACATATAAATCGTTGCCTAACTTCAGGAAAGATTGTAAGAGCATTCGCAAATCACCAATGCAATTTATTTATCCCAAAAACGGAAGTAGAATTACACTGGCAAGGAATTTTGAAGGCCAAACCAATGAAGTTATCCTAAAATTGGCCCACGCGAAACCTGAAACCATCGTCTTTTGGTATGTAGACGAGACTTTTATTGCACAAACAAGAAATTTTCATGAGATAGGAGTAGTGCCAACATTGGGGCAACATAAAATCACGGCTGTTGATGCCCTGGGAAGTGAAGTTACCATTACTATAACGATAGAGTAA
- a CDS encoding nicotinic acid mononucleotide adenyltransferase — MKTIKLLLGFLLIGTLMTSCYTEVIIEDEFIEESAFNTDAVLQAYDLWYVDVNETRGNGEVPFLQRAFTITFDNGILYANNNIVGIGKTGNGFGIDVGNYDPLRGAVDIDHDIDGFWVLDVFAINNSTIELHDPRSNTSYYLRGYQINDFDYDMVFYENIDYLLQEFNAWEKIFTSEQGVLNDFDDENFLQFFPNYFRSSVNRVGTPISNLEWNFEGDYQVYDVENDETLKTLTLGYDTMGNDYFELYVINDSTIELYHPSSETIYEFEGRGYIEYLKSGKSSVDKKRTKTSNPTMKVERKRKK, encoded by the coding sequence ATGAAAACGATAAAACTACTCCTCGGATTTTTGCTTATAGGAACGTTAATGACCTCTTGTTACACCGAAGTTATTATTGAAGATGAATTTATAGAAGAATCTGCCTTTAATACAGATGCCGTACTACAGGCCTATGATCTATGGTATGTAGATGTAAACGAAACACGTGGTAACGGGGAAGTGCCATTTTTACAACGTGCATTTACCATAACCTTTGATAATGGCATATTGTATGCCAATAATAATATTGTGGGAATAGGCAAGACCGGAAATGGTTTTGGAATAGACGTAGGTAACTATGACCCGTTAAGGGGGGCAGTAGATATTGATCATGATATTGACGGTTTTTGGGTATTGGATGTTTTTGCCATAAACAATAGCACTATCGAGTTGCATGACCCAAGAAGCAACACTTCATATTATCTAAGGGGATATCAAATAAACGACTTTGATTATGATATGGTTTTTTATGAGAATATTGACTACTTACTACAGGAATTCAACGCTTGGGAAAAAATATTCACGAGTGAGCAGGGCGTACTGAACGATTTTGACGATGAGAACTTTTTACAGTTTTTCCCAAATTACTTTAGGTCGTCCGTAAATCGGGTGGGAACACCAATCTCTAACTTGGAATGGAATTTTGAAGGCGATTATCAGGTGTATGACGTAGAAAACGATGAAACGCTCAAAACTTTAACATTAGGTTACGATACCATGGGCAATGATTACTTTGAACTTTACGTTATTAATGACAGTACTATCGAGTTATATCACCCGAGCAGTGAAACTATTTATGAGTTTGAAGGAAGGGGATATATTGAATACTTAAAATCGGGCAAAAGTTCGGTGGACAAGAAAAGAACAAAGACTTCGAATCCTACTATGAAAGTAGAGCGAAAAAGAAAGAAATAA
- a CDS encoding SulP family inorganic anion transporter produces the protein MKKYFNLFDFKQKIDYKTEILSGLTVALALVPEAIAFALIPGFSPLTGLYAAFILCLVTSILGGRPGMISGATGAVAVIFVGLILELKRTFPGIEPETILNYVFATVIIAGILQILAGVLRLGKFIRLVPHPVMFGFVNGLAIIIFMAQFPNFYQKGTDELLSGTPMYVMLGLTLLTMLIIWGFPKLTKAVPSSLLAIIVVSAIVIGFGVETLTVADTMRAGETIKGGFPPLSIPQLPLTWDTFKIIIPYAGIVAGVGLIESLLTLNIIDEITETRGSGNKECVAQGTANILSGFLSGMGGCAMIGQSLINTSSGARARLSGITAAIMLLVFIMFGSSLIEQLPMAALVGLMFMVAIGTFEWASFKTFRKMPHSDVIVMVLVTLITAITHNLAVAVLLGVIISALAYSWENAKRIRARKHTDENGVKHYEIYGPLFFGSTTLFAEKFNIQNDPNEVIIDFKESRVADMSGIEALNKITERYAKAGKKVHLRHLSKDCIRLLENADDIIDVNVLEDPTYKVVVDNPKTKDDTDSNNPFKVWGL, from the coding sequence ATGAAGAAGTATTTCAACCTTTTTGATTTCAAACAAAAAATAGATTATAAGACCGAAATCCTATCGGGCCTAACCGTGGCATTGGCGTTGGTGCCAGAGGCAATAGCATTTGCCTTAATTCCGGGGTTTTCTCCGTTGACAGGATTGTATGCCGCCTTTATCTTATGTTTGGTCACTTCCATCTTGGGGGGGCGGCCTGGTATGATTTCCGGTGCTACCGGTGCAGTTGCCGTAATATTCGTGGGATTGATTTTGGAACTTAAACGAACTTTTCCCGGAATTGAACCTGAAACTATATTGAACTATGTTTTTGCCACGGTGATCATAGCAGGAATTTTACAGATTTTGGCAGGAGTTCTCAGGTTGGGTAAATTCATAAGATTGGTGCCGCACCCGGTAATGTTCGGATTTGTGAACGGACTGGCCATTATAATTTTCATGGCGCAATTCCCTAATTTTTATCAGAAAGGCACAGATGAACTTTTGAGCGGAACACCCATGTACGTGATGTTGGGTCTAACACTTTTAACAATGTTGATTATTTGGGGGTTCCCAAAACTCACCAAAGCGGTGCCATCTTCCTTACTTGCAATTATTGTAGTTTCAGCCATTGTAATCGGTTTTGGCGTAGAAACGTTAACGGTAGCCGATACCATGCGTGCCGGAGAAACCATAAAAGGGGGCTTTCCGCCACTATCAATCCCTCAATTGCCCCTTACATGGGACACGTTCAAGATAATCATCCCTTATGCGGGCATTGTTGCCGGTGTGGGATTGATTGAAAGTTTATTAACATTGAATATCATTGATGAAATAACGGAAACCCGTGGCAGTGGCAATAAAGAATGTGTGGCCCAAGGTACGGCGAACATACTTTCCGGGTTTCTTTCCGGTATGGGCGGTTGTGCGATGATCGGGCAGAGTTTGATCAATACATCTTCCGGGGCAAGGGCACGGCTTTCAGGAATTACCGCGGCGATAATGTTGTTGGTGTTTATTATGTTCGGTTCCAGTTTAATAGAACAGTTGCCCATGGCAGCATTGGTAGGTCTTATGTTTATGGTAGCTATCGGAACTTTTGAGTGGGCAAGTTTTAAGACATTTCGTAAAATGCCCCATTCCGATGTTATTGTAATGGTACTGGTAACCTTGATAACGGCCATAACACATAATTTAGCGGTAGCGGTACTTCTAGGGGTTATAATTTCGGCTTTGGCCTATTCTTGGGAAAACGCCAAACGTATTCGTGCCAGAAAACATACCGATGAAAACGGAGTGAAACATTATGAAATCTATGGTCCCTTGTTCTTTGGGTCGACAACCTTATTTGCAGAAAAGTTCAATATTCAGAATGACCCCAATGAAGTAATCATTGATTTTAAGGAAAGTAGGGTAGCCGATATGTCGGGAATCGAAGCGCTGAATAAAATTACCGAACGTTATGCCAAAGCGGGTAAGAAAGTGCATTTAAGACACTTGAGTAAAGATTGTATCCGTCTTTTAGAAAATGCCGATGACATTATAGATGTAAATGTTTTGGAAGATCCCACTTATAAAGTAGTGGTTGATAATCCTAAAACCAAAGATGATACGGACTCAAATAACCCTTTCAAGGTCTGGGGCCTATAA
- a CDS encoding NAD(P)H-dependent glycerol-3-phosphate dehydrogenase translates to MSKELKFAVLGGGSWATAIVKMLTENQEKVGWYMRNTEAISHIENEKHNPNYLSSVEFHTEQLELTEDIDTVVSKADILIFAIPSAFLETELKKLSASLAHKVIFSAIKGIVPETGLIVGEHFHDTYNIPFENIGVITGPCHAEEVALERLSYLTIACADKDKAELVAQNLSSDYIKTKISDDIIGTEYAAMLKNIYALAAGIAHGLGYGDNFQSVLMSNAIREMGRYIKRVHKMKRNINNSAYLGDLLVTGYSVFSRNRMFGNMIGKGYTVKSAQMEMKMIAEGYYAAESAYKMKGKFKKKVKTPIIDAVHKVLYENGNAKKVFKELTHKLD, encoded by the coding sequence ATGAGCAAGGAATTGAAATTTGCCGTATTGGGCGGAGGAAGTTGGGCCACTGCAATCGTAAAAATGCTGACCGAAAACCAAGAAAAGGTTGGTTGGTACATGCGAAATACCGAAGCTATATCCCATATTGAAAATGAAAAACACAACCCCAATTATTTATCTTCGGTGGAATTTCATACCGAACAACTAGAACTGACCGAAGATATTGATACTGTGGTCTCAAAAGCGGATATCTTGATTTTTGCCATACCCTCGGCATTTTTAGAGACCGAGCTTAAGAAGCTATCTGCTTCATTAGCGCACAAAGTCATTTTTTCTGCCATTAAAGGCATTGTCCCAGAAACCGGATTGATAGTAGGGGAGCATTTTCATGACACGTATAACATCCCTTTTGAAAATATTGGTGTAATTACCGGACCTTGCCACGCAGAGGAGGTAGCTCTGGAACGTTTATCCTACTTAACCATTGCATGCGCCGATAAAGATAAAGCCGAACTGGTAGCCCAAAACCTGAGCAGCGATTATATCAAAACCAAAATATCCGACGATATCATTGGGACGGAATATGCGGCCATGCTCAAAAACATTTATGCGCTGGCAGCAGGTATTGCGCATGGCCTAGGGTATGGGGACAATTTTCAAAGTGTGCTGATGAGCAATGCCATTCGCGAAATGGGCCGCTATATAAAACGGGTTCATAAAATGAAACGCAACATCAATAATTCTGCTTACTTGGGTGATTTATTGGTAACGGGGTATTCCGTTTTTAGCCGAAATCGGATGTTCGGCAATATGATCGGAAAGGGATATACCGTCAAAAGTGCCCAAATGGAAATGAAAATGATCGCCGAAGGATACTATGCTGCCGAGAGTGCCTACAAAATGAAGGGTAAATTCAAAAAAAAGGTAAAAACACCGATAATTGACGCTGTTCACAAAGTTCTATATGAAAACGGCAATGCTAAAAAGGTATTTAAAGAACTAACCCATAAGTTGGATTAA
- a CDS encoding c-type cytochrome: protein MKKIMSLIAIAAILTSCGEEKKEKKDGFEMNRTKTEKKSADASEGVPVDMDNDGVGPFKDVTFSDEINAEMAAAGEAKFNAICTACHMAEQRMIGPALKGVYERRSPAWVMNMIINPDGMLREDPIAKALLKEYNNAIMLNQNLTEDETKEVAEYLRTL from the coding sequence ATGAAAAAAATAATGAGCCTTATAGCCATAGCGGCTATATTAACAAGTTGTGGAGAAGAAAAAAAGGAAAAAAAAGATGGTTTTGAAATGAATCGTACCAAAACCGAAAAGAAATCTGCCGATGCATCAGAAGGTGTTCCCGTTGATATGGACAATGATGGTGTTGGCCCTTTTAAAGATGTAACGTTTTCCGATGAGATTAACGCCGAAATGGCCGCTGCAGGAGAGGCTAAATTCAATGCGATCTGTACTGCATGCCACATGGCCGAACAACGTATGATAGGGCCTGCGTTAAAAGGCGTTTACGAGCGTAGAAGTCCGGCCTGGGTCATGAACATGATCATTAATCCTGATGGCATGCTTAGGGAAGACCCTATTGCCAAAGCACTTTTAAAAGAATATAACAACGCTATAATGTTGAATCAGAATTTAACCGAGGACGAAACCAAAGAAGTAGCGGAATATTTACGGACTTTGTAG
- a CDS encoding glycerol-3-phosphate dehydrogenase/oxidase — protein MKNKRFSNLDRTKTIEKLSDSAYDLVVIGGGITGGGIALDAASRGLKVALLEKNDFASGTSSKSTKLIHGGLRYLKQFDFWLVKEVGSERAIVHKLAPHLVLPEKMLLPLIENGSYGKWLTSIGLKVYDILAQVSGDDKRQMLEKKEAMKLEPLLPKKILKGAGYYAEYRTDDARLTIENIKTSLQYGAEALNYAEVSDFIYSDSKIAGVKVKDNISGKEFKIESKYVISAAGPWVDELRSTNNSKKGKRLHLTKGVHLVFPHAKLPVKQSVYFDIPDGRMMFAIPRGKVTYVGTTDTNFNLDKDHVTTDLADAIYLLSAVNNMFPSIELEMDDIVSSWAGLRPLIHEEGKSASELSRKDEIFTSDTGLISIAGGKLTGYRKMAERVVNRIVKKMEEEHNATIKDCFTDKIPLMGNDGFKKFKHVKKYIAEVHEKIKSDGFTEYNAWFLVTNYGKQTESILEIYKALKDEDAIVRLAKAELRFGIDYEMVQNPMDFFIRRTGRLYFDIDSVRSLMEPILDEFRTVYKVDDAQILTWKEVLENELEEHSNFSLERV, from the coding sequence ATGAAAAATAAAAGGTTCTCAAATTTAGATAGAACAAAGACCATTGAAAAGCTCAGCGATTCAGCCTATGATCTGGTCGTCATCGGAGGTGGAATTACTGGTGGTGGCATTGCTTTGGATGCTGCATCACGAGGTTTGAAAGTCGCTTTGCTGGAGAAGAACGATTTTGCCTCGGGGACCAGTAGCAAATCCACAAAATTAATACATGGCGGATTGCGCTATTTAAAGCAGTTTGATTTTTGGCTGGTCAAAGAAGTAGGTTCTGAACGTGCCATTGTACACAAATTGGCACCGCATTTGGTATTGCCGGAAAAAATGTTGTTGCCATTGATAGAAAATGGCTCCTATGGCAAATGGCTGACCTCTATCGGGTTGAAGGTATATGATATCCTGGCCCAAGTTTCCGGAGATGATAAGCGGCAAATGCTGGAAAAAAAGGAAGCCATGAAATTGGAACCCCTATTGCCCAAAAAGATATTGAAGGGAGCTGGTTATTATGCCGAGTACCGTACCGACGATGCCCGTTTAACGATTGAGAATATTAAAACAAGCCTTCAGTACGGAGCCGAAGCGTTAAATTATGCCGAGGTTTCCGATTTTATCTATTCCGACAGTAAAATAGCAGGTGTAAAGGTAAAGGACAACATTTCGGGAAAAGAGTTCAAAATCGAATCCAAATACGTAATCAGCGCTGCTGGGCCTTGGGTAGATGAACTTAGAAGCACCAATAATTCTAAAAAAGGCAAACGTCTGCACTTGACCAAGGGCGTGCATTTGGTGTTTCCGCATGCCAAATTGCCGGTAAAACAATCGGTGTATTTTGATATACCCGACGGGCGAATGATGTTTGCCATTCCTAGGGGTAAAGTAACTTATGTGGGCACTACCGATACTAATTTCAACTTGGACAAAGACCACGTTACAACGGATCTGGCCGATGCCATTTATCTTTTATCCGCCGTAAACAATATGTTCCCGAGTATAGAATTGGAGATGGACGATATTGTATCGTCTTGGGCGGGACTCCGACCCCTGATTCACGAAGAGGGAAAATCAGCTTCCGAACTCTCAAGAAAAGACGAGATTTTTACATCGGATACGGGATTGATAAGTATTGCCGGTGGTAAGTTGACGGGCTATCGTAAAATGGCCGAGCGTGTCGTAAACCGTATAGTCAAAAAAATGGAGGAGGAGCACAATGCTACAATAAAAGATTGCTTTACCGATAAGATTCCGTTGATGGGGAACGATGGGTTTAAAAAATTCAAACACGTCAAAAAATACATTGCTGAGGTGCATGAAAAAATAAAGTCAGACGGTTTTACGGAATATAATGCATGGTTTTTGGTCACCAATTACGGAAAACAGACCGAAAGTATACTTGAAATATATAAAGCATTAAAAGATGAAGATGCAATCGTAAGATTGGCCAAGGCTGAGCTCCGTTTTGGTATAGACTACGAAATGGTGCAAAATCCCATGGATTTCTTTATTCGTAGAACAGGACGCTTATACTTTGATATTGACAGTGTGCGTTCACTAATGGAACCAATTTTGGACGAATTCAGAACGGTTTATAAAGTGGATGACGCTCAAATATTGACATGGAAAGAAGTATTGGAAAACGAACTGGAAGAACATTCCAACTTTTCTTTGGAGCGTGTTTAA